A region from the Arthrobacter gengyunqii genome encodes:
- a CDS encoding acetylornithine transaminase, with amino-acid sequence MSNGSQIQTEIHTNPTPADAVLAELTGTSEDWLRRYGSSLMGVFGTPQRVLVRGSGCTVWDADGKPYLDLLGGIAVNALGHAHPFLTSVISSQLATLGHVSNFFTSPTQVALAEKLLELSGAPEGSKVFFANSGTEANEAAFKLARRNSGTAAGGGVSSDGGASTGRGVQRTRIIALEGAFHGRTLGALALTAKKAYRAPFEPLPGGVEHVPFGDVEALRAAVDDTVAAVFVEPIQGEAGVVPLPAGYLQAAREITAAAGALLIVDEVQTGIGRTGQWFASEGVLPDAMTLAKGLGGGFPVGALITFGEKTSSLLSAGQHGTTFGGNPVATAASLATLHVIESTGVLENVQQTGKHLRSELAAVPGVTEVRGAGLLIGFDLVEEIAPAAVTAALEAGFIINATGPRTLRLAPPLILTRDQADSFIAALPGILAAAKAVERAATTGQAPATAPTEGKP; translated from the coding sequence TCGGCACCCCGCAGCGCGTCCTCGTCCGCGGCAGCGGCTGCACCGTCTGGGATGCGGACGGCAAGCCGTATCTGGACCTGCTCGGCGGCATCGCCGTCAACGCGCTCGGCCATGCCCATCCGTTCCTGACCTCGGTCATCAGCAGCCAGCTCGCCACGCTGGGTCATGTTTCCAACTTCTTCACCAGCCCCACACAGGTGGCACTGGCGGAAAAGCTGCTGGAACTCTCCGGCGCCCCCGAAGGTTCCAAGGTCTTCTTCGCCAACTCCGGCACAGAAGCCAATGAGGCAGCGTTCAAGCTTGCGCGCCGCAATAGCGGAACTGCAGCGGGCGGCGGCGTTTCATCGGACGGCGGCGCTTCCACAGGCAGGGGCGTGCAGCGCACCCGGATCATCGCGCTCGAGGGCGCGTTCCACGGCCGGACCCTCGGCGCTCTGGCCCTGACCGCCAAGAAGGCCTACCGGGCGCCGTTTGAGCCGCTGCCCGGGGGAGTGGAACACGTTCCCTTCGGCGACGTCGAGGCCCTGCGCGCTGCAGTGGATGACACCGTGGCCGCAGTATTTGTGGAGCCCATCCAGGGGGAAGCCGGCGTGGTTCCGCTGCCCGCCGGATATCTGCAGGCAGCCCGCGAGATCACTGCTGCCGCCGGCGCCCTGCTGATCGTGGACGAAGTCCAGACCGGCATCGGCCGCACCGGTCAGTGGTTTGCCTCTGAAGGTGTTCTGCCGGACGCCATGACCCTGGCCAAGGGTCTGGGTGGGGGCTTCCCGGTCGGCGCACTGATCACCTTCGGGGAGAAGACATCGTCGCTGCTGTCCGCCGGCCAGCACGGCACCACGTTTGGCGGCAACCCCGTGGCCACCGCAGCCTCGCTGGCCACGCTGCACGTGATTGAATCCACCGGGGTGCTGGAGAACGTCCAGCAGACCGGAAAGCACCTGCGCTCGGAGCTGGCAGCCGTTCCCGGCGTCACCGAAGTCCGGGGTGCCGGCCTGCTCATCGGCTTCGATCTTGTCGAGGAGATTGCGCCGGCTGCCGTGACTGCCGCTCTGGAGGCCGGGTTCATTATTAATGCCACCGGGCCGCGAACCCTGCGCCTGGCACCGCCGCTGATCCTGACCCGCGATCAGGCAGACTCCTTTATCGCTGCGCTGCCGGGAATCCTCGCGGCCGCCAAGGCTGTCGAACGGGCCGCAACCACCGGACAAGCTCCTGCCACCGCACCAACCGAAGGAAAACCATGA
- the argF gene encoding ornithine carbamoyltransferase, protein MTRHFLVDTDLTQAEQTEVLDLADLLKKDRYKYQPYAGESTGRQTVAVIFDKTSTRTRVSFAAGISDLGGVPLIIGAGESQLGHKESVTDTTKVLERMVSTIVWRTYAQSGLEEMAAASRVPVINALSDDYHPCQLLADLMTIREHKGTLAGLTLAYLGDCANNMANSYLLACVTAGMHVRVAGPIGYLPDPLIVDAAAARAEETGGSVMITTDSAEALAGADVVATDTWVSMGQEDEKAARSELFRSYAVDAAAMARAADDAVVLHCLPAYRGYEISADVIDGPQSVVWDEAENRLHAQKALMVWLMARSGLTGVPEGRAVSGGAA, encoded by the coding sequence ATGACCCGCCATTTCCTGGTCGACACCGACCTCACCCAGGCCGAGCAGACCGAAGTGCTGGACCTGGCGGACCTGCTGAAGAAGGACCGCTACAAATACCAGCCGTACGCCGGCGAGTCCACGGGCCGCCAGACGGTGGCCGTGATCTTCGACAAGACCTCCACCCGGACCCGGGTGTCCTTTGCCGCCGGGATCTCCGATCTTGGCGGTGTTCCGCTCATCATTGGTGCAGGGGAGTCACAGCTCGGGCACAAGGAAAGCGTCACGGACACCACCAAGGTCCTGGAGCGCATGGTGTCCACCATCGTCTGGCGCACCTACGCACAGTCCGGCCTCGAGGAAATGGCAGCCGCATCCCGGGTTCCCGTGATCAATGCGCTGTCCGATGACTATCATCCGTGCCAGCTGCTGGCGGACCTGATGACGATCCGTGAGCACAAGGGCACCCTCGCCGGCCTCACCCTGGCCTATCTGGGTGACTGCGCCAACAATATGGCCAACTCCTACCTGCTGGCGTGCGTCACTGCGGGCATGCATGTGCGGGTCGCCGGTCCGATCGGTTACCTGCCGGATCCGCTGATTGTCGACGCCGCGGCAGCCCGCGCAGAGGAAACCGGCGGTTCGGTGATGATCACCACCGATTCCGCCGAAGCCTTGGCCGGAGCCGATGTCGTTGCCACGGACACCTGGGTTTCCATGGGCCAGGAGGACGAGAAGGCAGCGCGTTCCGAGTTGTTCCGCAGCTATGCCGTGGATGCCGCAGCGATGGCGCGGGCGGCGGATGACGCCGTCGTCCTGCATTGCCTGCCCGCCTACCGGGGCTATGAAATTTCGGCCGACGTCATCGACGGACCGCAGTCCGTGGTCTGGGATGAAGCGGAGAACCGCCTGCACGCGCAAAAGGCGCTGATGGTGTGGCTGATGGCGCGCTCGGGACTGACCGGCGTGCCGGAGGGACGAGCCGTTTCAGGGGGCGCCGCATGA
- a CDS encoding arginine repressor translates to MSMPATKTARQARIRTLLTSRSIRSQAELAALLADDGVQVTQATLSRDLVELGAVRMRGKEGVLVYAVPSEGGQRAPQSGVSAEVLDARLARLCGELLVTAEASGNIVVLRTPPGAANFLALAIDHSVMPSILGTIAGDDTVVMVTREPDGGADVAARFLRIADEATANGQAPDSRIL, encoded by the coding sequence ATGAGCATGCCGGCCACGAAAACCGCGCGTCAGGCCCGCATCCGCACGCTGCTGACCAGCCGGTCGATCCGGTCCCAGGCGGAGCTCGCTGCGCTGCTCGCCGACGACGGCGTCCAGGTCACCCAGGCCACGCTGTCCCGGGACCTGGTGGAGCTGGGCGCGGTGCGCATGCGCGGCAAGGAAGGCGTGCTGGTGTACGCGGTGCCCTCCGAAGGGGGTCAGCGTGCGCCGCAGTCGGGCGTTTCAGCGGAGGTCCTCGACGCCCGCCTGGCCCGGCTGTGCGGGGAGCTGCTGGTCACTGCCGAGGCCTCGGGCAACATTGTGGTGCTGCGGACTCCGCCGGGTGCCGCGAACTTCCTGGCCCTGGCCATCGACCATTCAGTGATGCCGTCCATTCTGGGCACCATTGCCGGTGACGATACGGTGGTGATGGTCACCCGCGAGCCCGACGGCGGGGCCGACGTGGCGGCGCGCTTCCTGCGGATCGCGGATGAAGCCACCGCCAACGGGCAGGCTCCGGACAGCCGCATCCTGTGA
- a CDS encoding argininosuccinate synthase translates to MSERIVLAYSGGLDTSVAIGWIAEATGAEVIAVAVDVGQGGESLETIRQRALACGAVEAYVADARDEFASEYCMPALKANGLYMDSYPLVSALSRPVIVKHLVAAAREFGATTVSHGCTGKGNDQVRFEVGIQTLGPDLKCIAPVRDLALTRDKAIAFAEEKNLPIVTTKKNPFSIDANVWGRAVETGFLEDIWNGPTPDVYEYTSDPAAGLPADEVVITFKEGVPVAIDGKPVTPLQAIEEMNRRAGAQGIGRIDIVEDRLVGIKSREIYEAPGAMALMQAHRELENVTVEREQARFKKTVGQRWTELVYDGQWFSPLKKSLDAFIEDTQKYVSGDIRMNMQGGRAVVTGRRSDSSLYDFNLATYDTGDSFDQSMARGFIELFGMSSKVASGRDQRLAEGK, encoded by the coding sequence GTGAGCGAACGCATTGTATTGGCCTACTCCGGTGGCCTTGATACTTCGGTGGCCATCGGCTGGATCGCCGAAGCAACCGGTGCTGAGGTTATCGCCGTGGCCGTGGACGTCGGACAGGGCGGCGAATCCCTGGAAACCATCCGCCAGCGCGCCCTGGCCTGCGGCGCCGTCGAAGCCTACGTTGCAGATGCCCGGGACGAATTCGCGTCCGAGTACTGCATGCCGGCGCTGAAGGCCAACGGCCTGTACATGGATTCCTACCCGCTGGTCTCCGCCCTGTCGCGCCCGGTGATCGTCAAGCACCTCGTTGCTGCCGCCCGCGAGTTCGGCGCCACCACCGTGTCCCACGGCTGCACCGGCAAGGGCAACGACCAGGTCCGCTTTGAGGTCGGAATCCAGACCCTCGGCCCGGACCTGAAGTGCATCGCCCCGGTCCGCGACCTGGCCCTGACCCGCGACAAGGCCATCGCCTTTGCCGAGGAAAAGAACCTGCCGATCGTCACCACCAAGAAGAACCCGTTCTCCATCGACGCCAACGTCTGGGGACGCGCCGTGGAAACCGGTTTCCTGGAAGACATCTGGAACGGCCCCACCCCGGACGTGTACGAGTACACCTCTGATCCCGCTGCCGGCCTTCCCGCCGACGAAGTGGTCATCACCTTCAAGGAAGGCGTTCCGGTAGCGATCGACGGCAAGCCCGTCACTCCGCTGCAGGCCATCGAAGAGATGAACCGCCGCGCCGGCGCCCAGGGCATCGGCCGCATCGACATTGTCGAAGACCGCCTTGTCGGCATCAAGAGCCGCGAAATCTACGAAGCCCCCGGTGCCATGGCGCTCATGCAGGCACACCGCGAACTGGAAAACGTCACGGTGGAACGCGAGCAGGCCCGCTTCAAGAAGACCGTCGGCCAGCGCTGGACCGAACTGGTCTACGACGGCCAGTGGTTCTCACCGCTGAAGAAGTCCCTTGACGCCTTCATCGAGGACACCCAGAAGTACGTCTCCGGCGACATCCGCATGAACATGCAGGGCGGTCGTGCAGTGGTGACCGGACGCCGCTCCGACTCCTCGCTGTATGACTTCAACCTGGCCACCTACGACACCGGTGACAGCTTCGACCAGTCCATGGCCCGCGGCTTCATCGAGCTGTTCGGCATGTCCTCCAAGGTGGCCTCCGGCCGCGACCAGCGTTTGGCAGAAGGTAAGTAA
- the argH gene encoding argininosuccinate lyase has protein sequence MNHGKPPVEPAGTAAAGSTVQGALWGGRFAGGPADALAALSKSTHFDWRLAGYDIAGSRAHARVLHTAGLLDDEELAGMLAALDALDADVRSGAYAPAESDEDVHGSLERGLIERAGPALGGKLRAGRSRNDQIATLGRMYLRDHARIIATGVLATADALVEQAEKHLGVAMPGRTHLQHAQPVLLSHHLLAHAWALLRDVQRLMDWDKRAAVSPYGSGALAGSSLGLDPNAVAAELGFDSAVWNSIDGTASRDVYAEFSWVAAMIGVDLSRISEEIIIWATKEFSFVTLDDAFSTGSSIMPQKKNPDVAELARGKAGRLIGDLTGLLATLKGLPLAYNRDLQEDKEPVFDAADTLEVLLPAVSGMIATLTFNTERMQALAPQGFALATDIAEWLVRQGVPFREAHELSGAAVQLAESRGVELWDLTDEDYAGISGHLTPEVRSVLSTEGSLDSRSAQGGTARSAVEAQLVALKSELDTARSYTA, from the coding sequence ATGAATCACGGCAAGCCGCCGGTTGAACCGGCCGGAACCGCAGCTGCGGGTTCCACCGTCCAGGGCGCTTTGTGGGGCGGCCGCTTTGCAGGCGGTCCCGCTGACGCCCTTGCGGCGCTGAGCAAGTCCACCCACTTCGACTGGCGGCTTGCCGGCTATGACATTGCCGGCTCCCGTGCGCACGCCCGTGTGCTGCACACCGCTGGCCTGCTGGACGACGAGGAGCTGGCGGGCATGCTCGCCGCCTTGGACGCGCTCGACGCTGATGTCCGCTCGGGCGCGTATGCGCCCGCAGAATCTGATGAAGATGTCCACGGGTCCCTGGAACGCGGGCTCATTGAACGTGCCGGTCCGGCGCTGGGCGGCAAGCTGCGCGCCGGCCGGTCCCGCAACGACCAGATCGCCACGCTGGGACGGATGTACCTGCGCGACCACGCCCGCATTATCGCCACCGGTGTCCTGGCCACGGCCGATGCCCTCGTGGAGCAGGCCGAGAAGCACCTCGGTGTGGCCATGCCCGGCCGCACCCACCTGCAGCACGCGCAGCCGGTGCTGCTCAGCCACCACCTGCTGGCCCATGCCTGGGCGCTGCTGCGCGATGTGCAGCGCCTGATGGACTGGGATAAGCGGGCCGCGGTTTCGCCCTACGGCTCCGGTGCGCTGGCCGGCTCGTCGCTGGGGCTGGATCCCAATGCGGTGGCCGCCGAGCTGGGCTTTGATTCCGCGGTCTGGAACTCCATCGACGGCACCGCCTCCCGTGACGTCTACGCCGAGTTCTCCTGGGTCGCCGCCATGATCGGCGTGGACCTGTCCCGGATCAGCGAAGAAATCATCATCTGGGCCACCAAGGAATTCTCCTTTGTGACCCTTGATGATGCCTTTTCCACCGGATCGTCGATCATGCCGCAGAAAAAGAACCCCGACGTGGCCGAGCTGGCCCGAGGCAAAGCCGGCCGCCTGATCGGTGACCTCACCGGCCTTTTGGCCACGCTCAAGGGCCTGCCCCTGGCCTACAACCGCGACCTGCAGGAGGACAAGGAACCGGTCTTTGACGCAGCCGATACGCTGGAGGTCCTGCTTCCCGCCGTCTCCGGCATGATCGCCACGCTGACGTTCAACACCGAGCGCATGCAGGCGCTGGCACCGCAGGGATTCGCTCTCGCCACGGACATCGCTGAGTGGCTGGTCCGCCAGGGCGTTCCCTTCCGCGAAGCCCACGAGCTCTCCGGTGCCGCCGTACAGCTTGCCGAAAGCCGCGGCGTCGAGCTGTGGGATCTCACCGACGAGGACTATGCCGGCATTTCCGGGCATCTGACTCCCGAGGTCCGCAGCGTGCTCAGTACCGAAGGTTCGCTGGACAGCCGCAGCGCCCAGGGCGGAACGGCCCGGTCTGCCGTGGAAGCGCAGCTGGTCGCGCTGAAGTCCGAGCTGGACACGGCGCGCAGCTACACGGCCTGA
- a CDS encoding pyridoxine/pyridoxamine 5'-phosphate oxidase, which produces MDDSFRLMLRALPDFPEDLPKFDPAGAPADPAELFRSWLEEALAAGVRQPHAFSLATADAGGNLSSRMLILKDLDDDGWHFATSRTSRKGRELEANPRAAMNFYWSELGRQIRVAGAVVQLSEAASARDWDERPAADGSANPEWQLYSLQPMEVEFWQADPGRRHIRHRYQL; this is translated from the coding sequence ATGGATGACTCCTTCCGGCTGATGCTGCGTGCGCTTCCCGACTTTCCGGAGGACCTGCCGAAATTCGATCCCGCCGGCGCACCGGCCGATCCTGCTGAGCTGTTCCGCTCCTGGCTGGAGGAGGCCCTGGCCGCCGGCGTCCGCCAGCCTCATGCCTTTTCGCTGGCCACGGCCGACGCAGGAGGGAACCTGTCCTCACGGATGCTCATCCTGAAAGATCTTGACGACGACGGCTGGCACTTCGCCACCTCCCGCACCTCACGAAAGGGCCGGGAGCTCGAGGCGAATCCCCGTGCTGCCATGAACTTCTACTGGTCCGAGCTGGGACGGCAAATCCGGGTGGCCGGCGCCGTTGTCCAGCTGTCGGAGGCGGCCTCGGCCCGTGACTGGGATGAAAGGCCGGCCGCCGATGGCTCGGCCAATCCCGAATGGCAGCTGTATTCGCTGCAGCCCATGGAAGTGGAATTTTGGCAGGCGGATCCGGGCCGGCGCCACATCCGCCACCGCTACCAGCTCTGA
- a CDS encoding maleylpyruvate isomerase family mycothiol-dependent enzyme → MTGIYQAPGSSASKPSDRAASSQLLSNMEAAASDFRGRIASLTDTDVRAPSRLPGWSRGHVLAHVAGVAGAMARQLEYAARGETTDLYEGGSDGRNRAIEEGAVRSADRLRGELDDALDRALSAFRNLGDADWTAPISYRGGVVRDGGLALWRELVIHGTDLGTGGEADAWSPQFCEHLFGFLSARVPAGMRLRVQPFGMAPRVLSANPESALSPASPSENGPSVNSAWIKTASVNTISVNGMATDIAAWLAGRTPNLGSLRAEAAADGVDLPKLLPWPSGIPAK, encoded by the coding sequence ATGACTGGTATTTATCAAGCTCCGGGTTCGTCTGCGTCCAAACCCTCGGACCGCGCTGCATCCTCCCAGCTGCTGTCCAATATGGAAGCTGCTGCATCGGATTTTCGGGGACGCATCGCCTCCCTGACGGACACCGATGTCCGTGCTCCCTCACGACTCCCGGGCTGGTCCCGCGGACATGTACTGGCGCACGTGGCCGGTGTTGCCGGGGCGATGGCACGCCAGCTTGAATATGCCGCCCGGGGCGAAACGACCGACCTTTACGAAGGCGGCTCTGATGGCCGGAACCGTGCGATTGAAGAGGGGGCCGTTCGCTCCGCCGACCGGCTTCGCGGCGAGCTGGACGACGCACTGGACCGCGCACTTTCGGCGTTCCGCAATCTGGGCGACGCGGACTGGACCGCACCCATTTCCTATCGCGGGGGAGTGGTGAGGGACGGCGGGCTGGCTCTGTGGCGGGAACTCGTTATCCACGGCACCGATCTGGGCACCGGGGGCGAAGCCGACGCCTGGTCCCCGCAGTTCTGCGAGCACCTCTTTGGGTTCTTGTCCGCTCGGGTTCCTGCCGGGATGCGTTTGAGGGTGCAGCCTTTTGGCATGGCTCCCCGCGTACTGAGTGCAAATCCGGAATCTGCCCTTTCACCGGCCTCTCCCTCGGAGAACGGTCCCTCGGTGAACAGCGCGTGGATAAAGACCGCCTCGGTAAACACCATTTCGGTAAACGGCATGGCAACGGACATCGCCGCTTGGCTCGCCGGAAGGACCCCGAACCTGGGGAGCCTGCGAGCCGAAGCAGCCGCTGACGGTGTCGACCTTCCCAAACTGCTGCCCTGGCCGTCCGGCATTCCTGCCAAATAA
- a CDS encoding SRPBCC domain-containing protein, translating into MPGQITSAPVPEGRIEKLSDGYAVAFDRQLDYPTAHIWDILTNPEKVPLWLGQLSPAWQLGKEYTLEMDGGSSSGTVLQLEPRSSLQITWEDQLGSESVLEWQVLASSGGALLLFRSRTDTPDFLAEGSAGWQGILAAFASVAAGQEPARDSMETWVALRNAYAEDFDVSPTMGLVTGSGADAALVFDRWYRAPAEDVEAAVDAAGRRLGVGREAGLEMTDDGEETRATIRQPVTGSQDQTAALLATWHMALDSARDQLDGSMPHPNSHRLAALERLYRPMV; encoded by the coding sequence GTGCCTGGACAGATCACTTCCGCCCCCGTTCCCGAAGGCCGAATCGAGAAGCTTTCCGACGGATACGCGGTGGCCTTCGACCGCCAACTCGACTACCCCACAGCCCATATTTGGGACATCCTGACGAATCCGGAAAAGGTCCCGCTCTGGCTCGGCCAGCTGAGCCCCGCATGGCAATTGGGTAAGGAATACACGCTGGAGATGGACGGTGGATCCAGTAGTGGAACCGTGCTCCAGCTCGAACCTCGTTCAAGCCTGCAGATCACTTGGGAAGACCAGCTGGGATCGGAATCAGTGCTGGAATGGCAGGTCCTGGCAAGCAGCGGGGGAGCGTTGCTGCTGTTCCGTTCCCGCACTGACACACCGGATTTCCTCGCTGAGGGCAGTGCCGGGTGGCAAGGCATTTTGGCCGCTTTCGCCAGCGTTGCGGCAGGACAGGAACCCGCCCGGGACAGCATGGAGACGTGGGTGGCCCTGAGGAATGCTTATGCCGAGGATTTCGATGTCTCGCCCACCATGGGGCTGGTCACTGGATCGGGAGCTGACGCAGCGCTGGTCTTCGATCGCTGGTACCGGGCTCCCGCCGAGGACGTGGAGGCTGCCGTGGACGCCGCCGGCCGCAGGCTCGGCGTTGGCCGTGAAGCGGGGTTGGAGATGACGGACGACGGCGAGGAAACCAGGGCCACCATCCGCCAGCCGGTGACCGGAAGCCAGGACCAGACCGCTGCCCTGCTGGCAACCTGGCACATGGCTTTGGACTCAGCGCGTGACCAGCTCGACGGCAGCATGCCCCATCCCAATTCGCACCGTCTGGCCGCTTTGGAGCGTTTGTACCGGCCCATGGTGTAG
- a CDS encoding DNA-3-methyladenine glycosylase has translation MEDKSERSRLAVPATEAARLLLGSVLTHDDGREPVSVRVTEVEAYMGDVDPGSHAFRGRTARNNTMFGPAGHLYVYFTYGMHYCANVVCGEDGHATGLLLRAGEIVGGVETARERRNNPRTDLDLARGPARLAQALGINRDLDGADVFAAPLRLELPAEPVPAGEVSSGPRVGVSGPGGTVEYPWRYWLTGEPTVSKYRPAQPKRRPAAGATAR, from the coding sequence ATGGAAGACAAAAGCGAGAGGTCACGGCTTGCGGTGCCGGCGACAGAGGCCGCACGGCTCCTGCTGGGTTCGGTGCTGACGCACGACGACGGCAGGGAACCGGTGAGCGTGCGCGTCACCGAGGTGGAGGCGTACATGGGAGACGTTGACCCCGGCTCCCACGCCTTCCGGGGCCGCACCGCCCGCAACAACACCATGTTCGGTCCCGCCGGCCATCTGTACGTCTACTTCACATATGGGATGCATTACTGCGCCAACGTGGTGTGCGGCGAGGACGGCCATGCCACCGGGCTGCTGCTGCGGGCGGGGGAAATCGTGGGCGGAGTCGAAACAGCAAGGGAGCGCCGCAACAACCCGCGGACCGATCTGGACCTGGCCCGCGGCCCTGCCCGGCTGGCCCAAGCGCTGGGCATTAACCGCGATCTCGACGGCGCCGACGTCTTTGCTGCCCCGCTGCGTCTGGAACTGCCGGCTGAGCCCGTCCCGGCGGGCGAGGTGTCCAGCGGACCGCGGGTTGGCGTTAGCGGACCCGGAGGCACGGTTGAGTACCCTTGGCGGTACTGGCTGACGGGGGAGCCCACCGTTTCGAAGTACCGTCCCGCGCAGCCCAAACGCAGGCCAGCCGCCGGAGCGACCGCCCGGTAA
- a CDS encoding aldo/keto reductase has protein sequence MANMREVLKNKLGFGTAPLGNMFRDIPQDEALATVEAAWNEGIRYFDTAPFYGAGLAESRLGEVLSQHNRDEFALSTKVGRLILDEEEEKSDGLFNHGRANKIATDYTADATLRSIEESLTRLKTDRLDFVFIHDTSRDFLGDEWVAKFDEARTGAFRVLARLQDEGVINGWGLGVNTTEPIELAMDMDVAAPTMSLSATQYTLLQHERALQRMMPAAQEKGVGIVVGGPFNSGALLGGEYFDYAPIPPQVKERIDQLTAIARRYDVSLKAAALQFSTAHPAVAAVIPGSSRPERVAEDIAAMKAQIPGAFWDELLENKLISPQAPLPGAV, from the coding sequence ATGGCTAACATGCGCGAAGTGCTGAAGAACAAACTCGGATTCGGGACAGCTCCGCTGGGAAATATGTTCCGGGACATTCCCCAGGACGAAGCGCTGGCCACTGTCGAGGCCGCTTGGAACGAAGGCATCCGTTATTTTGATACCGCTCCGTTTTATGGAGCCGGTTTGGCTGAATCCCGCTTGGGCGAAGTGCTTTCGCAGCACAATCGCGACGAGTTTGCCCTGAGCACCAAGGTGGGACGGCTGATCCTGGACGAGGAAGAGGAGAAGAGCGACGGCCTCTTCAACCACGGGCGGGCGAATAAGATCGCCACGGATTACACGGCTGATGCCACGCTGCGGTCCATCGAGGAAAGTCTGACGAGGCTGAAGACCGACCGGCTGGACTTTGTCTTCATCCATGACACGTCCCGGGACTTCCTGGGAGATGAGTGGGTGGCCAAGTTCGATGAGGCCCGGACCGGTGCCTTCCGCGTACTGGCCCGGTTGCAGGACGAAGGGGTGATCAATGGCTGGGGCCTCGGGGTAAACACCACCGAGCCCATCGAACTGGCCATGGACATGGACGTGGCGGCTCCGACCATGAGCCTCTCCGCTACCCAGTACACGTTGCTGCAGCACGAGCGTGCCCTGCAGCGCATGATGCCCGCTGCACAAGAGAAGGGAGTGGGTATCGTCGTCGGCGGTCCCTTCAACTCCGGCGCTCTGCTGGGCGGGGAGTACTTCGACTATGCGCCGATCCCGCCGCAGGTCAAGGAGCGGATCGATCAGCTGACGGCAATCGCCCGGCGGTACGATGTGAGCCTGAAAGCCGCTGCGCTGCAGTTCTCCACCGCCCACCCCGCTGTGGCCGCGGTCATCCCGGGTTCCAGCCGGCCCGAGCGCGTGGCGGAGGATATCGCGGCAATGAAGGCACAGATCCCCGGCGCTTTCTGGGATGAACTGCTGGAGAACAAGCTGATCTCACCACAGGCACCCCTGCCGGGCGCCGTATAG
- a CDS encoding adenine phosphoribosyltransferase codes for MKETPADTAQSIEPIAETIERLGAVVPDYPKPGVVFRDLTPVFADGPAFRGVVDALLAEYEGRFDYVAGVEARGFLLAAAAAYAADKGVITIRKPGKLPRRVFSESYSMEYSENTLEVHQDDIPAGSRVLIMDDVLATGGTLSATARLIEKAGGTVAGFGVVLELKDLGGRAALEGYPVHALLGY; via the coding sequence GTGAAAGAAACGCCCGCGGACACCGCACAGAGTATTGAACCCATTGCCGAAACCATCGAACGTCTGGGCGCAGTTGTGCCGGATTATCCCAAGCCGGGCGTCGTCTTTCGTGACCTGACACCAGTCTTCGCCGACGGCCCCGCCTTCCGAGGCGTCGTGGACGCATTGCTGGCCGAGTATGAGGGCCGCTTCGATTACGTGGCCGGTGTGGAAGCCCGCGGCTTCCTCCTCGCAGCAGCCGCTGCCTATGCGGCTGACAAGGGCGTCATCACCATCCGCAAGCCCGGCAAGCTGCCGCGCCGCGTGTTCTCTGAGAGTTACTCGATGGAATACAGCGAGAACACGCTGGAAGTCCACCAGGACGACATCCCCGCCGGCTCCCGGGTGCTGATCATGGATGATGTGCTTGCCACCGGCGGCACCCTCAGCGCCACGGCCCGGCTCATCGAAAAGGCCGGCGGCACAGTGGCCGGATTCGGCGTCGTACTGGAACTGAAGGATCTCGGCGGCCGCGCCGCACTCGAGGGTTACCCCGTCCACGCTCTCCTGGGCTACTAG